Proteins found in one Apostichopus japonicus isolate 1M-3 chromosome 16, ASM3797524v1, whole genome shotgun sequence genomic segment:
- the LOC139983079 gene encoding uncharacterized protein, translating into MATVRLRCNYSVTRRGTMASWLLIVIVGCWVGTSVRSETYDEKCLFSYSGMLTNITLWPNPPRYKSVEHVHADLLFTRSVEVLTVTGYVKNEKTGFILPFLASVCDLSVSFCPIYKGEKRSIDFQQYVTSAWEANVPSSVVAKLLDENEGIIAEVSVKNCTLVNPKGQLKSKQMVTRIILIYT; encoded by the exons ATGGCGACTGTTCGATTGCGTTGTAACTACAGTGTGACCAGACGTGGTACGATGGCTTCATGGTTATTAATTGTGATTGTTGGCTGTTGGGTAGGAACATCGGTGAGAAGTGAAACATATGACGAAAAGTGTTTATTTAGTTATTCAG GAATGCTTACTAATATCACTTTGTGGCCAAACCCTCCTCGGTACAAATCAGTTGAACACGTACATGCCGATCTCCTGTTCA CCAGATCCGTCGAGGTACTTACTGTAACAGGCTACGTGAAAAATGAAAAGACTGGGTTTATTCTCCCCTTTCTTGCGTCTGTTTGCGATCTGTCTGTAAGTTTTTGTCCGATTTACAAAGGAG AAAAGAGATCGATTGATTTTCAACAATACGTCACTTCCGCATGGGAAGCAAAT GTGCCAAGTTCTGTAGTTGCAAAGTTACTGGACGAAAACGAAGGAATCATTGCAGAGGTTTCTGTTAAAAATTGTACACTTGTCAATCCAAAGGGGCAACTGAAGTCTAAACAGATGGTCACCAGGATCATCTTGATTTACACATGA